A genomic segment from Gracilinanus agilis isolate LMUSP501 chromosome 1, AgileGrace, whole genome shotgun sequence encodes:
- the NDUFB7 gene encoding NADH dehydrogenase [ubiquinone] 1 beta subcomplex subunit 7, translated as MGAHLARRYFWDAEVEPDPLKMPTFPPDYGFSGRKEREMVATQQEMNDAQLMLKHRDYCAHHLIRLLKCKRDTFPNFLACGHEKHVWDLCEHQDYVGRMKEFERERRLLARQKRRAKSESSASQ; from the exons ATGGGTGCGCACCTTGCTCGGCGCTATTTCTGGGACGCGGAGGTGGAGCCCGACCCGTTGAAGATGCCCACCTTTCCTCCGGATTATGGCTTCTCGGGACGCAAGGAGCGAG AGATGGTGGCCACACAGCAAGAAATGAATGATGCACAGCTGATGCTGAAACATCGGGATTACTGCGCACACCATCTCATCCGACTACTCAAGTGTAAGCGGGATACCTTTCCCAACTTCCTGGCCTGTGGCCATGAGAAGCACGTCTGGGACCTCTGCGAGCACCAGGA CTATGTGGGCCGAATGAAAGAGTTTGAGCGGGAACGGCGTTTATTGGCACGACAGAAGCGTCGGGCAAAGAGTGAATCTTCAGCATCACAGTAG
- the TECR gene encoding very-long-chain enoyl-CoA reductase isoform X1: MDMNMVAREASQVMVPSINSLPRPVPPKATKKPKKAVLFFEVEILDAKTREKLCFLDKVEPNATIAEIKNLFTKSHPQWYAARQSLRLDPKGKSLKDEDILQNLPVGTTATLYFRDLGAQISWVTVFLTEYAGPLLIYLLFYFRVPFIYGHKYDFTSSRHTVVHLACICHSFHYIKRLLETLFVHRFSHGTMPLRNIFKNCTYYWGFAAWMAYYINHPLYTPPTYGGQQVKLALAIFALCQLGNFSIHIALRNLRPAGSKTRKIPYPTKNPFTWLFLLVSCPNYTYEVGSWIGFAIMTQCLPVALFTLVGFIQMTIWAKGKHRSYLKEFRDYPPLRSPIIPFIL, encoded by the exons ATGGATATGAACATGGTGGCCCGAGAGGCCAGTCAGGTGATGGTCCCCAGCATAAACAGTCTCCCCCGACCTGTTCCACCAAAAGCCACCAAGAAACCCAAAAAAGCTGTTCTCTTCTTTGAGGTGGAGATTCTGGATGCCAAGACACGGGAGAAGCTGTGTTTCCTGGATAAG GTGGAACCCAATGCCACCATTGCCGAGATCAAGAACCTCTTCACAAAATCAC ATCCCCAGTGGTATGCTGCCCGGCAGTCTTTGCGGCTGGATCCTA AGGGCAAGTCCTTGAAGGATGAGGACATTCTGCAGAACCTACCAGTGGGGACCACAGCTACACTTTACTTCCGAGATTTGGGAGCCCAAATCAGCTGGGTGACG gtattcctgacagAGTATGCTGGCCCTCTACTCATTTACCTGCTATTTTATTTCCGAGTACCCTTCATCTATGGTCACAAGTATGACTTCACATCTAGTCGGCACACTGTGGTTCA tcTTGCCTGTATCTGTCACTCATTCCACTACATCAAGCGCTTACTGGAGACACTGTTTGTTCACCGATTCTCTCATGGGACAATGCCCCTACGTAACATTTTCAAG AACTGCACCTATTACTGGGGCTTTGCTGCCTGGATGGCCTATTATATCAACCACCCTCTGTATACTCCTCCAA CATATGGTGGACAGCAGGTGAAACTAGCACTTGCCATTTTTGCG CTCTGTCAGCTAGGTAACTTCTCCATTCACATCGCTCTTCGGAATCTGCGGCCAGCAG GTTCCAAGACCCGGAAGATACCTTACCCAACCAAGAACCCCTTCACATGGCTCTTTCTGTTGGTGTCATGTCCCAATTACACATATGAG GTGGGGTCCTGGATTGGGTTTGCCATCATGACCCAGTGCCTCCCAG TGGCTCTCTTCACCCTCGTGGGCTTCATCCAAATGACCATCTGGGCCAAAGGAAAGCATCGGAGCTACCTGAAAGAGTTCCGGGATTATCCCCCACTACGCTCTCCCATTATCCCCTTTATTCTCTAA
- the TECR gene encoding very-long-chain enoyl-CoA reductase isoform X2 yields MKHYEVEILDAKTREKLCFLDKVEPNATIAEIKNLFTKSHPQWYAARQSLRLDPKGKSLKDEDILQNLPVGTTATLYFRDLGAQISWVTVFLTEYAGPLLIYLLFYFRVPFIYGHKYDFTSSRHTVVHLACICHSFHYIKRLLETLFVHRFSHGTMPLRNIFKNCTYYWGFAAWMAYYINHPLYTPPTYGGQQVKLALAIFALCQLGNFSIHIALRNLRPAGSKTRKIPYPTKNPFTWLFLLVSCPNYTYEVGSWIGFAIMTQCLPVALFTLVGFIQMTIWAKGKHRSYLKEFRDYPPLRSPIIPFIL; encoded by the exons GTGGAGATTCTGGATGCCAAGACACGGGAGAAGCTGTGTTTCCTGGATAAG GTGGAACCCAATGCCACCATTGCCGAGATCAAGAACCTCTTCACAAAATCAC ATCCCCAGTGGTATGCTGCCCGGCAGTCTTTGCGGCTGGATCCTA AGGGCAAGTCCTTGAAGGATGAGGACATTCTGCAGAACCTACCAGTGGGGACCACAGCTACACTTTACTTCCGAGATTTGGGAGCCCAAATCAGCTGGGTGACG gtattcctgacagAGTATGCTGGCCCTCTACTCATTTACCTGCTATTTTATTTCCGAGTACCCTTCATCTATGGTCACAAGTATGACTTCACATCTAGTCGGCACACTGTGGTTCA tcTTGCCTGTATCTGTCACTCATTCCACTACATCAAGCGCTTACTGGAGACACTGTTTGTTCACCGATTCTCTCATGGGACAATGCCCCTACGTAACATTTTCAAG AACTGCACCTATTACTGGGGCTTTGCTGCCTGGATGGCCTATTATATCAACCACCCTCTGTATACTCCTCCAA CATATGGTGGACAGCAGGTGAAACTAGCACTTGCCATTTTTGCG CTCTGTCAGCTAGGTAACTTCTCCATTCACATCGCTCTTCGGAATCTGCGGCCAGCAG GTTCCAAGACCCGGAAGATACCTTACCCAACCAAGAACCCCTTCACATGGCTCTTTCTGTTGGTGTCATGTCCCAATTACACATATGAG GTGGGGTCCTGGATTGGGTTTGCCATCATGACCCAGTGCCTCCCAG TGGCTCTCTTCACCCTCGTGGGCTTCATCCAAATGACCATCTGGGCCAAAGGAAAGCATCGGAGCTACCTGAAAGAGTTCCGGGATTATCCCCCACTACGCTCTCCCATTATCCCCTTTATTCTCTAA